In Xanthomonas theicola, a single genomic region encodes these proteins:
- the mutS gene encoding DNA mismatch repair protein MutS, producing the protein MKSSSNKASAEHTPLMKQFFAAKSEYPDLLLFFRMGDFYELFYDDARKAARLLDITLTQRGSSGGAPIPMAGVPVHAYEGYLARLVALGESVAICEQIGDPALAKGLVERKVVRVVTPGTVTDEALLDERRDTVLMAIARNKHGYGLAWADLAGGRFLVNEVDSEDALEAELARLEPAELLVPDEDQWPEFLRERRGVRRRAPWLFDADSGRRQLLSFFQLHDLSGFGIDDKPRATAAAGALLGYVEETQKQRLPHLTAIATETAAEAIAMNAATRRHLELDTRVDGDTRNTLLGVLDSTVTPMGGRLLRRWLHRPLRLREVLVQRHHAVGTLIDRGADADLRDAFRALGDIERILTRVALRSARPRDFSTLRDGLGLLPTVRAVLAPLDSPRLAALAAELGRHDEIAHLLASAIAEQPPLKLGDGGVIAADYDAELDELRRLSTHADQFLIDLEARERASSGIATLKVGYNRVHGYYIEISKGQADKAPVHYSRRQTLTNAERYITEELKNFEDKVLSARERALSREKLLYEALLDTLGERLEPLKRAAAALSELDVLAGFAERAQALDWAPPELERAPCLRIERGRHPVVEAVREQPFEPNDLDLHPDRRMLVITGPNMGGKSTYMRQNALIVLLAHIGSYVPAARAVIGPIDRILTRIGAGDDLARGQSTFMVEMAETSYILHHASAQSLVLMDEIGRGTSTYDGLALADAVARHLAHHNRCYTLFATHYFELTTLADESVEGGASGIANVHLDAVEHGDRLVFMHAVKDGPANRSFGLQVAALAGLPKSTVAQARRRLAELEQRGESHASQMAPQALDAPQQFGLFAAAPSAAQEALAALDPDELTPKQALEALYRLKSLL; encoded by the coding sequence ATGAAATCCTCGTCGAACAAAGCCAGTGCCGAGCACACGCCTCTCATGAAGCAGTTCTTCGCCGCCAAGTCCGAGTACCCGGACCTGCTGCTGTTCTTCCGCATGGGCGATTTCTACGAGCTGTTCTACGATGACGCGCGCAAGGCCGCACGCTTGCTGGACATCACCCTGACCCAGCGCGGCAGCTCGGGCGGCGCACCGATCCCGATGGCCGGGGTGCCGGTGCATGCCTACGAGGGCTATCTGGCGCGGCTGGTGGCGCTAGGCGAGTCGGTGGCGATCTGCGAGCAGATCGGCGATCCGGCGCTGGCCAAGGGCCTGGTCGAACGCAAGGTGGTGCGCGTGGTCACCCCGGGCACGGTCACCGACGAGGCATTGCTCGACGAACGCCGCGACACCGTGCTGATGGCGATCGCACGCAACAAGCACGGCTACGGCCTGGCCTGGGCCGATCTGGCCGGCGGCCGCTTCCTGGTCAACGAGGTCGACAGCGAGGACGCGCTGGAGGCCGAGCTGGCGCGCCTGGAGCCGGCCGAGCTGCTGGTGCCCGACGAGGACCAGTGGCCGGAGTTTCTGCGCGAGCGGCGCGGCGTGCGCCGCCGCGCGCCGTGGCTGTTCGACGCCGACAGCGGCCGCCGCCAGTTGCTGAGTTTCTTCCAGCTGCACGACCTGAGTGGCTTCGGCATCGACGACAAGCCTCGCGCCACGGCTGCCGCCGGCGCCCTGCTCGGCTATGTGGAGGAAACGCAGAAGCAGCGCCTGCCGCACCTGACCGCGATCGCGACGGAGACCGCCGCCGAGGCGATCGCGATGAACGCGGCCACCCGCCGCCACCTAGAGCTGGACACCCGGGTGGACGGCGATACGCGCAACACCCTGCTCGGCGTGCTCGACAGCACGGTCACGCCGATGGGCGGACGCCTGCTGCGGCGCTGGCTGCACCGCCCGCTGCGCCTGCGCGAGGTGCTGGTGCAGCGCCACCACGCGGTCGGCACGCTGATCGACCGCGGCGCCGACGCCGACCTGCGCGATGCGTTCCGCGCGCTCGGCGACATCGAGCGCATCCTCACCCGGGTGGCGCTGCGCTCGGCGCGCCCGCGCGATTTCTCCACGCTGCGCGACGGCCTGGGCCTGCTGCCGACGGTGCGCGCGGTGCTGGCGCCGCTGGATTCGCCGCGGCTGGCGGCGCTGGCCGCCGAACTGGGCCGGCACGACGAGATCGCGCACCTGCTGGCCTCGGCGATCGCCGAGCAGCCGCCGCTCAAGCTCGGCGACGGCGGCGTCATCGCCGCCGACTACGACGCCGAACTGGACGAGCTGCGCCGGCTCAGCACCCACGCCGACCAGTTCCTGATCGACCTGGAAGCGCGCGAGCGCGCCAGCAGCGGCATCGCCACGCTGAAGGTCGGCTACAACCGCGTGCACGGCTACTACATCGAGATCAGCAAGGGCCAGGCCGACAAGGCGCCGGTGCACTACAGCCGGCGCCAGACCCTGACCAACGCCGAGCGCTACATCACCGAGGAACTGAAGAACTTCGAGGACAAGGTGCTGTCGGCGCGCGAGCGCGCGCTGTCGCGCGAAAAGCTGCTGTACGAAGCGCTGCTGGACACGCTGGGCGAACGCCTGGAGCCGCTCAAGCGCGCCGCCGCCGCGCTCAGCGAACTGGACGTGCTGGCCGGCTTCGCCGAGCGCGCGCAGGCGCTGGACTGGGCGCCGCCGGAACTGGAGCGCGCGCCGTGCCTGCGCATCGAACGCGGCCGCCACCCGGTGGTGGAAGCAGTGCGCGAGCAGCCGTTCGAACCCAACGACCTGGACCTGCATCCGGACCGGCGCATGCTGGTGATCACCGGCCCGAACATGGGCGGCAAGTCCACCTACATGCGCCAGAACGCATTGATCGTGCTGCTGGCGCACATCGGCAGCTACGTGCCGGCCGCGCGCGCGGTGATCGGCCCGATCGACCGCATCCTGACCCGCATCGGCGCCGGCGACGACCTGGCGCGCGGCCAGTCCACCTTCATGGTCGAGATGGCCGAGACCAGCTACATCCTGCACCACGCCAGCGCGCAGTCGCTGGTGCTGATGGACGAGATCGGCCGCGGCACCTCCACCTACGACGGCCTGGCCCTGGCCGACGCGGTGGCGCGCCATCTGGCCCACCACAACCGCTGCTACACCCTGTTCGCCACGCACTATTTCGAACTGACCACGCTGGCCGACGAATCGGTCGAAGGCGGCGCCAGCGGCATCGCCAACGTGCACCTGGACGCGGTCGAGCACGGCGACCGGCTGGTGTTCATGCATGCGGTCAAGGACGGTCCGGCCAACCGCAGTTTCGGCCTGCAGGTGGCGGCGCTGGCCGGCCTGCCGAAGAGCACCGTGGCGCAGGCGCGGCGGCGGCTGGCGGAGCTGGAGCAGCGCGGTGAAAGCCATGCCTCGCAGATGGCGCCGCAGGCGCTGGACGCGCCGCAGCAGTTCGGCCTGTTCGCCGCCGCGCCCTCGGCCGCGCAGGAAGCGCTGGCGGCGCTGGACCCGGACGAGCTGACGCCCAAGCAGGCGCTGGAAGCGCTGTACCGGCTCAAGTCGCTGCTGTAG
- a CDS encoding IS5 family transposase — protein MQLSFGDAEYNGKRKQTRRERLLAEMDQVVPWKDLLALIAPHYPKSGHPGRQPYPLETMLRIHFLQQWYALSDPGAEEALYDTASMRRFARIGGLDEVPDETTILNFRRLLETHDLARTLFNRVNAHLSRKGQSLRGGTIVDATIIAAPSSTKNKNGERDPEMHQTKKGNQYYFGMKAHIGVDDESGLVHHLECTAANAADITQAHKLLHGKEDTVCGDSGYTGLAKREEMASKRKLRYLIAEKPSKLKQIKSKRELKWAQRWEHAKASLRAKVEHPFRVIKRQFGYVKVRYRGLAKNTAQVLTLFALSNLWLKRKQLLPVVGRVCL, from the coding sequence ATGCAATTGTCTTTCGGCGACGCGGAGTACAACGGCAAGCGCAAGCAGACGCGGCGCGAAAGGTTGCTGGCCGAGATGGATCAGGTGGTGCCGTGGAAAGACCTGCTGGCGCTGATCGCGCCGCACTATCCGAAGTCGGGCCATCCGGGCCGTCAGCCGTACCCGCTGGAGACAATGCTGCGCATCCACTTTCTGCAGCAGTGGTACGCACTGAGCGACCCGGGCGCGGAAGAAGCCTTGTACGACACGGCGTCGATGCGCCGTTTCGCCAGGATCGGCGGGTTGGATGAGGTGCCGGACGAGACCACGATCCTCAACTTCCGCCGGTTGCTGGAGACGCACGATCTGGCGCGCACGCTGTTCAACCGGGTCAACGCGCACCTATCGCGCAAGGGCCAGAGCCTGCGCGGCGGCACCATCGTGGACGCCACGATCATTGCCGCGCCCAGCTCGACCAAGAACAAGAACGGCGAGCGCGACCCGGAAATGCACCAGACCAAGAAGGGCAATCAGTACTACTTCGGGATGAAAGCGCACATCGGCGTGGACGATGAGTCCGGGCTGGTGCACCACTTGGAATGCACGGCGGCCAACGCCGCAGATATCACCCAGGCGCACAAGCTGCTGCACGGCAAGGAAGACACGGTATGCGGCGACAGCGGCTACACCGGGCTGGCCAAGCGCGAGGAGATGGCGAGCAAGCGCAAGCTGCGCTATCTGATCGCGGAGAAGCCCTCGAAGCTGAAGCAGATCAAGAGCAAGCGCGAATTGAAGTGGGCACAGCGCTGGGAGCACGCCAAGGCCAGCCTGAGGGCGAAGGTGGAGCATCCGTTCCGGGTGATCAAGCGCCAGTTTGGCTACGTCAAGGTGCGCTATCGCGGCCTGGCGAAGAACACGGCGCAAGTGCTGACGCTGTTTGCGCTGTCGAACCTGTGGCTGAAGCGAAAGCAGTTGCTGCCTGTCGTGGGGAGGGTGTGCCTGTAA
- a CDS encoding IS5 family transposase (programmed frameshift), which produces MKGATRRAATECLRKSGRSSMTNLQVVNAILYVAEHGCKWRGLPKRFGNWHTVYTRMNRWAKAGVLDRMLAQLQKSQIVRIKIEAISLDSTSIKVHPDGTGAFKKNGPQAVGKSRGGWNTKIHMVAADARTAITFGLTPGNVHDAPAGRTLLEHLGPVERPIHLLMDRAYEGNQTRQLALDLGFVPVVPPKSNRVGPWEYNREMYKQRNEVERLFRRLKGYRRIFSRFEKLDAMFLGFLSFVLVVDGLRMC; this is translated from the exons TTGAAAGGCGCTACGCGCAGAGCGGCGACTGAGTGTCTACGGAAATCTGGCCGGTCCAGCATGACCAACCTGCAAGTGGTCAACGCCATCCTTTACGTTGCCGAGCATGGCTGCAAATGGCGCGGCCTGCCCAAGCGCTTTGGCAACTGGCACACGGTGTACACACGCATGAACCGCTGGGCCAAGGCGGGTGTGCTGGACCGGATGTTGGCCCAATTGCAGAAGTCCCAGATCGTGCGCATCAAAATCGAAGCAATCTCGCTGGACTCCACCAGCATCAAGGTGCATCCCGATGGCACGGGCGCAT TTAAAAAAAACGGTCCGCAGGCCGTCGGCAAGTCCCGCGGTGGATGGAACACCAAGATTCATATGGTTGCCGCAGATGCTCGAACAGCCATCACCTTTGGATTGACGCCTGGTAACGTGCATGACGCACCTGCAGGCCGCACGTTGCTTGAACACCTGGGGCCAGTGGAGCGGCCGATTCATTTGTTGATGGACCGTGCCTACGAAGGCAACCAAACCCGCCAGTTGGCGCTCGATCTTGGCTTCGTGCCGGTGGTCCCGCCGAAATCCAATCGGGTCGGGCCTTGGGAATACAACCGGGAGATGTACAAGCAGCGCAACGAAGTGGAGAGACTGTTCCGTCGCCTGAAAGGCTACCGCCGGATTTTCTCGCGCTTCGAGAAGCTGGATGCCATGTTCCTTGGATTCCTCAGCTTCGTCCTGGTCGTTGATGGGCTTCGGATGTGTTAA
- the katG gene encoding catalase/peroxidase HPI: protein MTSESKCPFHSAASSGTTNKDWWPQQLRVDLLSQHSSRSNPLGEAFDYAKAFKGLDLQALKQDLHALMTDSQDWWPADFGHYGPLFVRMAWHSAGTYRIGDGRGGGGRGQQRFAPLNSWPDNVSLDKARRLLWPIKQKYGQAISWADLLILTGNVALESMGFKTFGFAGGRADTWEPDQDVYWGRENKWLGGDARYSRGSPGVEEAHGVLVKDDDSEVRHSRDLENPLAAVQMGLIYVNPEGPDGNPDPLLAAKDIRDTFARMAMNDEETVALIAGGHTFGKTHGAGPADHVGAEPEAGDLGAQGLGWHNSFGSGKGGDTITSGLEVTWTTTPAQWSHDFFQHLFKFEWELSKSPAGAHQWVAKNAEALIPDAHDPAKKRLPTMLTTDLALRVDPAYAAISHRFLEHPEQFADAFARAWFKLTHRDMGPRARYLGADVPAEELLWQDPIPALDHVLVDAQDIAALKRSLLDSGLSIAQLVSTAWASASTFRGSDKRGGANGARIRLAPQKNWDANQPEQLAQVLTTLERIQAQFNGAQRGGKKVSLADLIVLGGAAAVEQAAHNAGQTPTVPFAPGRMDASQEQTDVESFAVLEPVADGFRNYSKRRCAVPAEALLIDKAQLLTLTAPEMTVLVGGLRVLGANVGQSVHGVFTERPGTLSNDFFANLLDMRIEWQATSESKDLYTGRDRATGEQKWTATRADLVFGSNSILRALAEVYASADAQEKFVRDFVAAWSKVMELDRFDLAA from the coding sequence ATGACCAGCGAATCGAAATGCCCGTTCCACAGCGCCGCCAGCAGCGGCACCACCAACAAGGACTGGTGGCCGCAGCAGTTGCGCGTGGACCTGCTCAGCCAGCATTCGTCCAGATCCAATCCGCTGGGCGAAGCGTTCGACTACGCCAAAGCGTTCAAGGGACTCGACCTGCAGGCGCTGAAGCAGGACCTGCACGCGCTGATGACCGATTCGCAGGACTGGTGGCCGGCCGATTTCGGCCATTACGGCCCGTTGTTCGTGCGCATGGCCTGGCACAGCGCCGGCACCTACCGCATCGGCGACGGCCGCGGCGGCGGCGGCCGCGGCCAGCAGCGCTTCGCCCCGCTCAACAGCTGGCCGGACAACGTCAGCCTGGACAAGGCGCGGCGCCTGCTGTGGCCGATCAAGCAGAAGTACGGCCAGGCCATCTCCTGGGCCGACCTGCTGATCCTCACCGGCAATGTCGCGCTGGAATCGATGGGCTTCAAGACCTTCGGTTTCGCCGGCGGCCGCGCAGACACCTGGGAGCCGGACCAGGACGTGTACTGGGGCCGCGAGAACAAGTGGCTCGGCGGCGACGCGCGCTACTCGCGCGGCTCGCCGGGCGTGGAGGAAGCGCATGGCGTCCTGGTCAAGGACGACGACAGCGAGGTGCGGCACAGCCGCGACCTGGAGAATCCCCTGGCCGCGGTGCAAATGGGCCTGATCTACGTCAATCCGGAAGGCCCGGACGGCAATCCCGATCCGCTGCTGGCCGCCAAGGACATCCGCGACACCTTCGCGCGCATGGCGATGAACGACGAGGAGACGGTGGCGCTGATCGCCGGCGGCCACACCTTCGGCAAGACCCATGGCGCCGGCCCAGCCGACCACGTCGGCGCCGAGCCGGAGGCCGGCGACCTGGGGGCGCAGGGCCTGGGCTGGCACAACAGCTTCGGCAGCGGCAAGGGCGGCGACACCATCACCAGCGGCCTGGAGGTCACCTGGACCACCACCCCGGCGCAGTGGAGCCACGATTTCTTCCAACACCTGTTCAAGTTCGAGTGGGAACTGAGCAAAAGTCCGGCCGGCGCGCACCAGTGGGTGGCGAAGAATGCCGAGGCGCTGATCCCCGATGCGCATGACCCGGCGAAGAAGCGCCTGCCGACCATGCTCACCACCGACCTGGCGCTGCGCGTCGACCCGGCCTACGCCGCGATCTCGCACCGCTTCCTCGAACACCCGGAGCAGTTCGCCGATGCCTTCGCCCGCGCCTGGTTCAAGCTCACCCACCGCGACATGGGCCCGCGTGCGCGCTACCTCGGCGCCGACGTGCCGGCCGAAGAACTGCTCTGGCAGGACCCGATCCCCGCACTGGACCACGTCCTGGTCGATGCGCAGGACATCGCCGCGCTCAAGCGCAGCCTCCTCGATTCGGGCCTGAGCATCGCGCAACTGGTTTCGACCGCATGGGCGTCGGCGTCCACCTTCCGCGGCTCGGACAAGCGCGGCGGCGCCAACGGCGCGCGCATCCGCCTGGCCCCGCAGAAGAACTGGGACGCCAACCAGCCCGAGCAGCTGGCGCAGGTGCTGACCACGCTGGAGCGCATCCAGGCGCAGTTCAATGGCGCCCAGCGCGGCGGCAAGAAGGTCTCGCTGGCCGACCTGATCGTGCTCGGCGGCGCCGCCGCGGTCGAGCAGGCGGCGCACAACGCCGGACAGACGCCGACCGTGCCTTTCGCACCGGGGCGCATGGACGCATCGCAGGAGCAGACCGACGTCGAATCGTTCGCGGTGCTGGAGCCGGTGGCCGATGGCTTCCGCAACTACAGCAAGCGCCGCTGCGCGGTGCCGGCCGAAGCGCTGCTGATCGACAAGGCGCAGTTGCTGACCCTGACCGCGCCGGAGATGACCGTGTTGGTCGGCGGCCTGCGCGTGCTGGGCGCCAATGTCGGCCAATCGGTGCACGGCGTGTTCACCGAGCGTCCCGGCACGCTGAGCAACGACTTCTTCGCCAACCTACTGGACATGCGCATCGAGTGGCAGGCGACCTCGGAGTCCAAGGACCTGTACACAGGCCGCGACCGCGCCACCGGCGAACAGAAGTGGACCGCGACGCGCGCGGACCTGGTGTTCGGTTCCAACTCGATCCTGCGCGCGCTGGCCGAGGTGTATGCCAGCGCCGATGCGCAGGAGAAGTTCGTGCGCGACTTCGTCGCCGCGTGGAGCAAGGTGATGGAGCTGGACCGCTTCGACCTGGCGGCGTGA